A single window of Rhinoraja longicauda isolate Sanriku21f chromosome 29, sRhiLon1.1, whole genome shotgun sequence DNA harbors:
- the rpl27 gene encoding large ribosomal subunit protein eL27, with translation MGKFMKPGKVVLVLAGRYAGRKGVIVKNIDDGTSDRPYSHALVAGIDRYPRKVTAKMGKKKVAKRSKIKSFVKVYNYNHLMPTRYSVDIPLDKTLVNKDVFRDPALKRKARREAKVKFEERYKTGKNKWFFQKLRF, from the exons ATGGGGAAGTTTATGAAACCTGGGAAGGTGGTTTTGGTGCTGGCCGGTCGCTACGCTGGACGCAAAGGTGTCATTGTAAAG AACATTGATGATGGAACCTCCGATAGGCCTTACAGTCATGCCCTCGTTGCTGGTATTGATCGCTATCCTCGAAAAGTGACGGCCAAAATGGGTAAGAAGAAGGTGGCCAAGAGGTCCAAGATCAAGTCCTTTGTGAAAGTATACAACTACAACCACCTGATGCCAACCAG gTACTCAGTTGACATTCCCTTGGATAAGACCCTTGTGAACAAGGATGTTTTCAGAGATCCTGCTTTGAAACGCAAAGCTAGGCGAGAAGCCAAAGTAAAATTTGAAGAAAG GTACAAGACAGGGAAAAACAAATGGTTCTTCCAGAAGCTCCGATTCTAA